A DNA window from Vibrio sp. CDRSL-10 TSBA contains the following coding sequences:
- the maoP gene encoding DUF413 domain-containing protein: protein MSETVFRLGKKHFFDTKKFPRGFAKSGDFTLGEETLLTQYGDTMLGLESGVLQPENAEEQRFLQVLDNPDLAESKIEKVWMKYVRLSRGRKRFHTLNGRNKPDAADDYTDDEPSLTEED, encoded by the coding sequence ATGTCTGAGACAGTATTTCGTCTAGGAAAAAAACATTTTTTCGATACTAAGAAATTCCCACGAGGCTTCGCGAAATCTGGTGATTTCACTCTGGGTGAAGAAACCCTTCTGACCCAATATGGTGACACCATGCTTGGTCTGGAATCTGGCGTATTACAACCAGAAAACGCCGAAGAGCAGCGTTTCCTTCAGGTACTGGATAATCCGGATCTGGCCGAAAGCAAAATTGAAAAGGTATGGATGAAGTATGTCCGTCTGTCACGCGGTCGTAAGCGTTTCCACACGCTGAACGGTCGTAACAAGCCAGATGCGGCAGACGACTATACCGATGATGAGCCAAGCCTGACCGAAGAAGACTAA